A window of Micromonospora sp. WMMC415 genomic DNA:
ATCAGGTAGGTCAGCAGCGCGTCCGCGGCCCGGAAGACGGACAGGGTGGCGGTCAGGACGATGGGTGACTCCAGTACACCGAGTTCGTCCACCTGGGTTGAGCCGACGAGTTTCCCGTGGCCGTTGCCGGAGTACACGGCGGCCGGCAGCGTCCACCGTCCGGGGCCGAGTTGGCTCGGTACGACTGCCGTGACACCGGTGTGCAGGTCGGCGCCGTCGTCGATGGTGGTGTGCCCGACGAGGATCCCGGGGACGTCGGTGATCGCGTTGTGCGGCCCGGTAGACAGCGGCCCTACGACGACCCCGAGGTCTCGGGCGCGGCGGCTGACCTGGTTCATGATGCTCCTGTCGTCGTTGTTGCCGTGCGTGCGACGCAAGGATCGTTGCGGAATTTGGCCGGTCGAGTGTGGTGGTATTCGCACGACGAGGACCACGACAACATCCAGGGTGGGGTCGCGGTTATCGCGGACGAGTCGGGAAGTGTGCTGGTCGACGCCGGCAACAGCCCGGCGGCCGCCCGGCGGATCCGAGCGGAGATCGAGGCGGCCGGACTGCCGGCACCACGCCGGCTGGTCTGCACCCATCACCACTGGAACCACGTCTGGGGGGCGTGCGCCTGGCCGGACGTGGAGGTCATCGAACACCGGACCGGTGCACGCATCCTGCAGGCAGAGGCCCGACGTCCGTGGGGGCACCGGTATCTGCGCGAGGAGGTGGCCGCCGATCTCCGCTCGGGCCAAGCTTCCGGGCCCGGGCCTGGGCGATGGTCTCCTGGGACGGTTTCGCCGTCGTGCCGCCGTGCACCGAGTTCGACGACGCGCTGACCCTGCCGGGTGGGGTTGAGGTTCGCCACGTCGGTGGCCGGCATGCCGAGGACTCGACGGTGGTCGCGGTGCCGGACTCCGGCGTGCTGCTCGGGGACTGTTTCTATCCGCCGCCGTATCATCTGCGGCAGCCGGGTGACACGTACGACGGGGAGCTGATCCGGTCGCTGCTCGACGAGGGCAAGTTTGGGCGCTTCGACTGGTATGTCGACAGCCACAATCATCCGCGCACCGGGCAGGAGGTCCGGGAACTGCTCGCCACCCTTTCCGGCTGACCGCGAGGATGGGGATGCGTCCCGTCGGATGGCG
This region includes:
- a CDS encoding MBL fold metallo-hydrolase, which produces MLVDAGNSPAAARRIRAEIEAAGLPAPRRLVCTHHHWNHVWGACAWPDVEVIEHRTGARILQAEARRPWGHRYLREEVAADLRSGQASGPGPGRWSPGTVSPSCRRAPSSTTR